Proteins encoded together in one Janthinobacterium tructae window:
- the hflX gene encoding GTPase HflX: MRAVLVGVDFGHSDFDASMEELMLLSRSAGADPISTITAKRSSPDSAYFVGSGKADEIGDVVVNDGLEIVIFNHALSPAQQRNLEKRLNVRVLDRTSLILDIFAQRAKSHEGKLQVELAQLQHLATRLIRGWTHLERQKGGIGLRGPGETQLETDRRLIGDRVKALRARLEKLHKQRETQRRARGRNHTFSVSLVGYTNAGKSTLFNAVTKAGVYVADQLFATLDTTSRRVYLGQEVGNVVISDTVGFVRELPHQLVAAFRATLEETIHADLLLHVVDAASPVRMEQIEQVNLVLKEIGADHIPQILVWNKIDAAGLEPSVERDEYATISRVFVSAQKGSGLDLLRDAIVEMARKAPGSAHLYQNDAAPQEDQLDGQYDQHDGAAPDQDEEPGEDDRISTHSQVGTR, encoded by the coding sequence ATGCGCGCCGTACTAGTCGGGGTTGACTTCGGTCACAGCGACTTCGACGCCAGCATGGAAGAACTCATGCTGTTGTCGCGTTCGGCTGGCGCGGACCCGATTTCCACCATTACCGCCAAGCGTTCCAGTCCCGATTCCGCGTATTTCGTCGGCAGCGGCAAGGCCGATGAAATTGGCGACGTCGTCGTCAACGATGGCCTGGAAATCGTCATCTTCAATCACGCCCTCTCACCTGCCCAGCAGCGCAATCTGGAAAAGCGCCTGAATGTGCGGGTGCTCGACCGTACCAGCCTGATCCTCGATATCTTTGCGCAGCGCGCCAAGAGCCACGAGGGCAAGCTGCAAGTCGAGCTGGCCCAGCTGCAGCATCTGGCCACGCGCCTGATCCGCGGCTGGACCCACCTTGAGCGGCAAAAGGGCGGTATCGGCTTGCGCGGTCCCGGCGAGACGCAGCTCGAGACCGACCGCCGGCTGATCGGCGACCGTGTCAAGGCCTTGCGCGCCCGCCTGGAAAAGCTGCACAAGCAGCGCGAAACGCAGCGCCGCGCACGCGGCCGCAATCACACATTCTCGGTGTCCCTGGTCGGCTATACCAATGCCGGCAAGTCGACCCTGTTCAATGCCGTGACCAAGGCCGGCGTGTATGTTGCCGACCAGTTGTTCGCCACCCTCGACACCACCTCGCGCCGGGTTTACCTGGGCCAGGAAGTGGGCAACGTGGTGATCTCCGACACGGTCGGCTTCGTGCGCGAATTGCCGCATCAATTGGTGGCCGCTTTCCGCGCCACGCTCGAAGAAACCATCCATGCCGATTTGCTGCTGCATGTCGTCGACGCTGCGTCGCCGGTACGCATGGAGCAGATCGAGCAGGTCAATCTGGTCTTGAAAGAGATCGGCGCCGATCACATTCCGCAAATCCTCGTGTGGAACAAGATCGACGCGGCCGGGCTGGAGCCTTCGGTGGAGCGCGACGAATATGCTACGATCAGTCGCGTGTTCGTGAGTGCGCAGAAGGGCAGCGGGCTCGACCTGCTGCGCGATGCGATTGTCGAGATGGCCAGGAAGGCGCCTGGTTCGGCGCACCTGTATCAGAACGACGCAGCACCGCAGGAAGATCAGTTGGACGGTCAGTACGACCAGCACGATGGCGCCGCCCCGGACCAGGACGAAGAGCCTGGCGAGGACGATAGGATTTCCACCCACTCCCAAGTCGGAACACGATAG